From uncultured Treponema sp.:
TCAGTAACACAGCAAAGGATTCTGTCGCCTTTTTTATATCCGTATTTTTCTGCAAGATAGTCCAAGTCAAGCCCCGTAAGCTTAACTGTATTTGAAAGCTCAAAGTCACGTGAAACCAAATCTAAGTCTTTATTCGCAGGGTCAGCAGCTATATATTGGGGAGCATATTCTTCGCCATAAAGCATGAACATATCTATAGCATCGTCGCTGTCAAAAACACCAACCTTGGAAGGAACTTTTTTTCCCTTTACATAAAACCTAAGCGTTGAAGAAATTCTATCTGTCTCCACAAAAGGCATACATCTGTCGCCCGGAACAAAAACTCCCTGCTCTGCCTCTTTAGCTGTAGGAAGTATGCTGAAAATCTCACCAGTAAAAGCTCCTGCGTGAGTAACAAACCTTCCGTCTTCAAGCTCAAGAACATTAGGACTTGAACAAAGAAAATCCACTGCGTCTTCCAGCGAAGCAGAAAAGCCAAGGGTGTTCAAGACTTTTCTCATATCCTTTGCGGTGAAAGGCTTTGTATAAGTCCTCAAAAATTTTTCCGCTAATTCTTCTCTTGAAAATCCCATGCTATCAATATTAATACTTTTTCACATAAATAAAAAGATTTTAGAAAAAAAATTGAAAATAATAAGCAATAAGTTTAATATATTTTTATAGACAGTCTGAAGTTCGACTTTTTTAAATCAATGTCATTATCGGGCTTGACCCGATAATCTTAGGAGGAAAAATGGATTTCATTGAGCTTTCAAAAAAAAGGTATTCTGTAAGGAAATTTTCAAGCCAGAAGGTTGAAAATGAAAAACTTGCCAAAATCCTTGAGGCAGGGCGGCTAGCTCCAACAGCGAAAAACAGCCAGTCGCACAAAATATTCATCATAAAAAGCAAGGACGCACTAGAGAAAATTTATAGCGCAACTCCAATGTCTTATCATGCGCCTATTGTGCTTATGGTTTGCTATGACAAAAAAATAAGCTACAAGAACACTTCGGACACTCATTATCCAGACTATGACGGCGGAGAAGCTGACGCAGCCATAGTAACAACCGCAATGATGATGGAAGCCACAGAGCTGGGACTAGGAACTTTATGGGCAAGAGGATATGACAGCCAGAAAATCTATGACGCTTTTCCGCAGATAAAAGACCTTGAGCTTGTATGCCTGCTGGACATTGGCTATCCGGCGGAAGACTCTTCCCCAAGTGAAAGGCACTTTATGAGAAAAGAACTTTCAGAAACCACAGTAGAACTTTAAGGCAAGAGCCTGCATTCTTATCACGCAAAACAGCAATTTTACATTCCTATGCAATAAGCAAGCGACAATAAAAACTTAAAGCATGGGAATGTAAAGCCCTTTTAGTTTCTTATTGCGTCAATATTGGCACTTCCTGCCTTTACAAACGGAAGAACATTTTCATCTCTTTCGATTCTAAGTCTCACAAATCTAGGTCCTTTTGAAAATGCTTTTTCAGCCCATAAAGAGTCTGCATTTGCATCAATAGATTCAATTCCAAATCCTTCTGCAATTTTCAGCAAATCAGGATTTTTTATAAACTCACTTGCACTGTAGTTCTTTTCAAAAAGATATTCCTGCTGCTGATGAACCATTCCAAGAACACCGTTTTCAAGAACAATAACTGTAACATTTAAATTAAGCTCGCTCAAAGTTGCAAGTTCCTGAAGATTCATAAGAATGCTTCCGTCTCCAGAAATACACACAATCTTCTTTTCAGGATTTGCAATAGCAGCTCCAATGGCAGCAGGCAAACCAAAGCCCATAGTTCCCAAAGAGCCGCTTGTTAAGAACTGGCGAGGATATTCCACAGGATAATACTGAGCCGCCCACATCTGGTGCTGTCCTACATCTGTTGTAACAATTATATCATTTGAAGAAAGCCCCGCTTTTTTTGCATTCAAAGGAATTTCATTTATAAACTTACGAGGATTTACTGAATCTGTTTTTTTTCCACGGCCAAGCTCAAAGCTTTCTGTCTGCTCAAAAACAGAGCAAAGGGATTCCAGCCAAGTCTTTCTTTGGGCGGCAAATTTTTTATCATCAGATTCTTTTATTTTTGAAACAAGAAGAGGAAGAGCTGCTTCCACATCGCAGACTAAAGAACAGCTTGAAGGAAGGATTTTGTTTATTTCAGCAGCGTCAATATCTATATGTAGGATTTTTGCTTCCGGACAGAATTTTGCAATCGCGCCTGTTGCCCTGTCGTCAAAGCGCACTCCCATTGCAAGAACTACATCAGCGTCATGCATTGCCTTGTTCGCCGCATAAGAGCCGTGCATTCCGACCATGCCAAGATTATTTTTTATGCTCTTAGGCAGTGAGCCTATTCCCATAAGACTTGTTACTGCCGCAGCGTCAAAATACTCAAGAAGTGTTTTTATAGCAAATGAAGCCACAGGTGAATTGCATCCGCCTCCAATATAAAGCACTGGACGTTCAGCAGACAAAAGAGCCTGCGACATTTCTTCAACAACACAAGGAATTTTGTCTTCTGGAGTAGAAAACTTTCTTGCAAAAACAGATTTCTTTACTTCCTCAGCAGAGCGGATTTTAGGCCATTCCTCAAATTCTGCAAATCCAATCTGAACATCGCGCGGAACATCTACAAGAACAGGTCCCGGTCGTCCGCTAGAAGCAATTTCAAACGCAAGAGGAATTGCTGTCAGAAGTTCTGAAACAGACTTTACCATCATGCTGTGCTTTGTAATAGGAAAAGAAAGCCCGAATGTATCAGCTTCCTGAAAAGCATCCGTTCCAATCAAAGATGTATTAACCTGACCTGTAATTGCTACAATTGGAATTGAATCGCATCTTGCGTCCGCAATGGCAGTAAGAAGATTCATTGCGCCAGGTCCGGAAGTCGCCATGCAAACAGCAGGAATTCCTGTTGAACGCGACATTCCTTGAGCAATAAAGCCAGCCGCCTGCTCATGGCGCACTAAAATATGCTTTATAGAAGATTTATTCAATTCATCGTACAAGGGAAGAATCTGACCGCCTGGAATTCCAGCGACATACTTAACGCCTTCCATTTCAAGAAGCTTTAAAATAATCTGTGAACCTGTAGCTTTTATCATTCCGTCATTCTATAAAAAAAGACATCTGTTTTCAACAACAACTTTTATTGCCATCATCCAGTAAATGAAGATTGGAATTTACATTGACAAAAGTTTTTTTTTTAGCGATTATTAGCAAGTTATGAAATTTGCATCCCGACAGCAGCTAGAGGCAATGTCAACATCACAGCTTATAGCCTTTGCTGATAAATATGGAATAGATATTCCAGGCGATCTTGACCGCCGTTTTATAATTGGAGAGCTTTTGGAGGCGGAAGAAGAGTTTGATTCGGCAGAAAAAAAGCCGGAAGTTCAAATTTCAGACGAAGACGAGCCAGTTCCAGACACGCTTCCAAAAACATACAACAATACTTGCATAGACGCAGTTATCAGAAATCCAGCATGGCTTTTTGTGTTCTGGGATATAAAAGAATCTGACATTTCCACGCTGTCGCAGGACTTTTCATTTGAAAGCGCGTTTCTCCATATTTCGTTTTTTGACTCTGCTGAATCAGAAAAATCAGACGATTCATTTGATGTAAAGATTCCGCTTGAGCCGAACGAGCAGTACATTATGATTCCCGGCGGAAAAAAGTTTGCAAGAATAGACTTAGCTGCTTCTTTCAGCGGAAAAAATGCAGAAATTCTTGCTTCAACAAGAATGATTGAAATTCCAGAGGAAAGCAAGAAAATCCTTGAAATGCAGCCGGGTAAAAAACTTGACTTTCCGCCGCTTGTTCAGCTTTCAGGAATAAAAAAGATTCTGCATGACAACTTTCTGAACCATAGACAGTCATTTTCAAACTAAAGGAATTAATAATGTCTGAAAAAAAACTTGTTTTAATAATAGAAGCAAACCAAGGCTATATTCCGCAGACCGAAGACAAAGAAGGTTTTCAGGTTCAAAACAGCCTGCTTTTTTCCGCAATAACAGAAACTTACATTCCGCTTTTGAATATGTTCTGCCAGCTTGAAAAAGAAAACATTCCGTTCAAGCTCGGACTTGTAATTTCACCGTCAATTTGCGCGCTTCTTTCTGATTCAAGAATTCAAGATAAATATATAGAATACCTTGATGAACTGATTAAACTTGGGAATGCGGAAGTTTTAAGATGCAAAGATTCCGACTGCCTTGAACAAGCAAAAACCTGCCTTGAATCCATAGAAAAAACAAAGTTTGACTTTACAGAAACTTATGGAAAAAATCTTCTTGGAAAAATAAGATACTTTGAAAAGCTTGGCATTCTTGAGCTTATTCCAACTGCCGCGACATTTTCGTATCTTCCGCACTATAGCGACTATCCAGAAGCCATAAATGCTCAAATTGAAACAGGTCTTTATTCACAGAG
This genomic window contains:
- a CDS encoding nitroreductase family protein, giving the protein MDFIELSKKRYSVRKFSSQKVENEKLAKILEAGRLAPTAKNSQSHKIFIIKSKDALEKIYSATPMSYHAPIVLMVCYDKKISYKNTSDTHYPDYDGGEADAAIVTTAMMMEATELGLGTLWARGYDSQKIYDAFPQIKDLELVCLLDIGYPAEDSSPSERHFMRKELSETTVEL
- the ilvB gene encoding biosynthetic-type acetolactate synthase large subunit; translated protein: MIKATGSQIILKLLEMEGVKYVAGIPGGQILPLYDELNKSSIKHILVRHEQAAGFIAQGMSRSTGIPAVCMATSGPGAMNLLTAIADARCDSIPIVAITGQVNTSLIGTDAFQEADTFGLSFPITKHSMMVKSVSELLTAIPLAFEIASSGRPGPVLVDVPRDVQIGFAEFEEWPKIRSAEEVKKSVFARKFSTPEDKIPCVVEEMSQALLSAERPVLYIGGGCNSPVASFAIKTLLEYFDAAAVTSLMGIGSLPKSIKNNLGMVGMHGSYAANKAMHDADVVLAMGVRFDDRATGAIAKFCPEAKILHIDIDAAEINKILPSSCSLVCDVEAALPLLVSKIKESDDKKFAAQRKTWLESLCSVFEQTESFELGRGKKTDSVNPRKFINEIPLNAKKAGLSSNDIIVTTDVGQHQMWAAQYYPVEYPRQFLTSGSLGTMGFGLPAAIGAAIANPEKKIVCISGDGSILMNLQELATLSELNLNVTVIVLENGVLGMVHQQQEYLFEKNYSASEFIKNPDLLKIAEGFGIESIDANADSLWAEKAFSKGPRFVRLRIERDENVLPFVKAGSANIDAIRN
- a CDS encoding DUF4912 domain-containing protein, with amino-acid sequence MSTSQLIAFADKYGIDIPGDLDRRFIIGELLEAEEEFDSAEKKPEVQISDEDEPVPDTLPKTYNNTCIDAVIRNPAWLFVFWDIKESDISTLSQDFSFESAFLHISFFDSAESEKSDDSFDVKIPLEPNEQYIMIPGGKKFARIDLAASFSGKNAEILASTRMIEIPEESKKILEMQPGKKLDFPPLVQLSGIKKILHDNFLNHRQSFSN